The Aggregicoccus sp. 17bor-14 genome includes a region encoding these proteins:
- a CDS encoding serine/threonine-protein kinase, whose product MTAPPPSRQSLRLFGNYELLSALGRGGMAEVFRARVLSGPREGWTVALKRLHPALTGDADTVVRFLSEADLTQALAHPNIVRVLEVGALAGQYFIVMELVDGRDLAQVLRRCKSRGIPLPVDFGVYLAKVLLGALSFAHGARGSAGQPLGIVHCDVSPSNVFISRLGEVKLGDFGVARVRVGGAHSGAETLGKPYYLSPEALEGEVSAPLDLWAATVVLYELLTLERPFTGPTPEAVFQAIRSRSYRPLRALRPELPEALEAVVARGFAERVEDRFASAAEYAEALAPHYDERVGTPLAIAALVRGLFGASDEG is encoded by the coding sequence GTGACCGCGCCGCCGCCCTCGCGCCAGAGCCTTCGGCTCTTCGGCAACTACGAGCTGCTCTCGGCGCTCGGCCGCGGGGGCATGGCCGAGGTGTTCCGCGCGCGCGTGCTCTCCGGCCCCCGCGAGGGCTGGACCGTGGCGCTCAAGCGCCTGCACCCCGCGCTCACCGGAGACGCGGACACCGTGGTGCGCTTCCTCAGCGAGGCGGACCTCACCCAGGCGCTCGCGCACCCGAACATCGTGCGGGTGCTCGAGGTGGGCGCGCTCGCGGGCCAGTACTTCATCGTGATGGAGCTGGTGGACGGGCGCGACCTCGCCCAGGTGCTGCGCCGCTGCAAGTCGCGCGGCATCCCGCTGCCGGTGGACTTTGGCGTGTACCTGGCGAAGGTGCTGCTGGGGGCGCTCTCCTTCGCGCACGGGGCGCGCGGCTCGGCCGGGCAGCCGCTGGGCATCGTGCACTGCGACGTGTCCCCCTCCAACGTGTTCATCTCGCGGCTCGGCGAGGTGAAGCTGGGGGACTTCGGCGTGGCGCGCGTGCGCGTGGGCGGCGCGCACTCGGGCGCGGAGACGCTGGGCAAGCCCTACTACCTCTCGCCCGAGGCGCTGGAGGGCGAGGTCTCGGCGCCGCTGGATCTGTGGGCCGCCACGGTGGTGCTCTACGAGCTGCTCACGCTCGAGCGCCCCTTCACCGGCCCCACGCCGGAGGCCGTGTTCCAGGCGATCCGCAGCCGCAGCTACCGCCCGCTGCGCGCGCTGCGCCCCGAGCTCCCCGAGGCGCTGGAGGCCGTGGTGGCGCGCGGCTTCGCCGAGCGCGTGGAGGACCGCTTCGCCTCCGCCGCCGAGTACGCCGAGGCGCTCGCGCCCCA
- a CDS encoding M48 family metallopeptidase, producing MRLPCLPLLALLVLGAAPVGSAAPVPGSPAPEGLYRADPLGPLLLSREGDRVSGHAAGGGACGFEEKRRVLEGQFQGQVLVGSVLLCQTGAACAPERSYPLLAFYNPADHTLSGHVRLEPGCRSAALGEGGALVLVAAGPGARPGSASAAEPVRGTSNPEAAKAAFEKGQRLLAARDYVGAAQQLQVGISYDERNWAAYQLLGVAEFFRGRVPAALAAYEHSAELNPREPTTFFNLACAHSRLKDRASALRDLGRAVELGFALPDEMRQDADLNRLLGNDPEFKALVKRADEQQRAEARRGRARP from the coding sequence ATGCGCCTCCCCTGCCTCCCGTTGCTCGCACTGCTCGTCCTGGGCGCTGCGCCCGTGGGCTCGGCGGCGCCCGTGCCCGGCTCCCCCGCGCCCGAGGGCCTGTACCGGGCGGACCCGCTCGGCCCCCTGCTCCTGAGCCGCGAGGGAGACCGGGTGAGCGGCCACGCCGCGGGCGGAGGCGCCTGCGGTTTCGAGGAGAAACGCCGGGTGCTGGAGGGCCAATTCCAGGGCCAGGTGCTGGTGGGCTCGGTGCTCCTGTGCCAGACGGGCGCGGCGTGCGCGCCGGAGCGCAGCTACCCGCTGCTCGCCTTCTACAACCCTGCGGATCACACGCTCTCGGGCCACGTGCGGCTGGAGCCCGGGTGCCGCTCGGCGGCGCTCGGGGAGGGCGGCGCGCTGGTGCTGGTGGCCGCGGGCCCCGGCGCCCGGCCGGGCAGCGCGAGCGCGGCGGAGCCCGTGCGCGGGACGAGCAACCCCGAGGCTGCGAAGGCCGCCTTCGAGAAGGGCCAGCGCCTGCTCGCCGCGCGCGACTACGTGGGCGCCGCGCAGCAGCTGCAGGTCGGCATCTCCTACGACGAGCGCAACTGGGCGGCCTACCAGCTGCTCGGGGTGGCGGAGTTCTTCCGCGGCCGCGTGCCCGCGGCGCTCGCGGCCTACGAGCACTCCGCGGAGCTCAACCCCCGCGAGCCCACCACCTTCTTCAACCTCGCCTGCGCGCACAGCCGGCTCAAGGATCGCGCGAGCGCCCTGCGCGACCTGGGGCGCGCGGTGGAGCTGGGCTTCGCCCTGCCGGACGAGATGCGCCAGGACGCGGACCTGAACCGCCTGCTGGGCAACGATCCGGAGTTCAAGGCGCTGGTGAAGCGCGCGGACGAGCAGCAGCGCGCCGAGGCGCGGCGAGGGCGCGCGAGGCCGTGA
- a CDS encoding 5-formyltetrahydrofolate cyclo-ligase — MSETAVDQGAARKVTLREELTARRKAMTPDVIDGRGLKVQSRFLASPYYQKARTVALYAPIRGEVPTRDILIAALADEKVVCYPLSHVHGRILSFRAITSESELEPGRLGVREPNSASELVPVDQIDLFVVPGLGFTRDGKRLGRGGGYYDATLRAASARSRRVGLAFSDQVVNVLPTNQDDVDMDLVVTESESLRGLCRDWEFGDA, encoded by the coding sequence GTGAGCGAGACGGCGGTGGATCAGGGGGCGGCCCGGAAGGTGACGTTGCGCGAGGAGCTGACCGCGCGGCGCAAGGCGATGACGCCAGACGTCATCGACGGGCGAGGGTTGAAGGTTCAGTCTCGTTTTTTGGCGTCACCGTACTACCAGAAGGCCCGGACCGTGGCGCTCTACGCGCCCATCCGGGGTGAAGTGCCCACGCGGGACATCCTGATCGCGGCGCTCGCCGACGAGAAGGTGGTCTGCTACCCGCTCTCGCACGTCCACGGCCGCATCCTCTCGTTCCGGGCGATCACGTCCGAGAGCGAGCTGGAGCCGGGCCGCCTGGGCGTGCGCGAGCCCAACAGCGCGAGCGAGCTGGTGCCGGTGGACCAGATCGATCTCTTCGTGGTGCCGGGGCTCGGCTTCACGCGCGACGGCAAGCGCCTGGGGCGCGGGGGCGGCTACTACGACGCCACCCTGCGCGCCGCGAGCGCCCGCAGCCGGCGCGTGGGCCTGGCCTTCTCGGACCAGGTAGTCAACGTGCTGCCCACCAACCAGGATGACGTGGACATGGACCTGGTGGTGACCGAGTCTGAGTCCCTTCGCGGGCTGTGCCGCGACTGGGAGTTCGGCGACGCGTGA
- a CDS encoding TIGR00282 family metallophosphoesterase, translated as MKVLFMGDVVGKPGLTAVRTLLPKLIGRHSIDLVIANAENSEGGAGISGETAEHLLQSEVNLLTSGNHFWTKKQILPWIQENPDLLLRPANYPKGAPGKGHTVIQTPGGRKLGVINLEGRVFMKPLDNPFPLALQLVEELKKQTNCILVDMHCEATSEKNAMGAHLDGKVSAVVGTHTHVQTADERILPGGTAFITDVGMCGPLDSVIGVRKELSVERFVTLRHTPYEVAKNLVYLQGVVIDIDDASGRARSIERVREHLPGT; from the coding sequence GTGAAAGTCCTCTTCATGGGCGATGTGGTGGGCAAGCCGGGTCTGACGGCGGTGCGCACCCTGTTGCCCAAGCTCATCGGCCGGCACTCCATCGATCTGGTCATCGCGAACGCGGAGAACAGCGAGGGGGGTGCCGGCATCTCCGGCGAGACGGCGGAGCACCTGCTGCAGAGTGAGGTGAACCTCCTCACCAGCGGCAACCACTTCTGGACCAAGAAGCAGATCCTGCCCTGGATCCAGGAGAACCCGGACCTGCTCCTGCGCCCCGCGAACTACCCCAAGGGCGCGCCGGGCAAGGGCCACACCGTCATCCAGACGCCGGGAGGCCGCAAGCTCGGGGTGATCAACCTCGAGGGGCGCGTCTTCATGAAGCCCCTGGACAACCCCTTCCCGCTCGCGCTGCAGCTCGTCGAGGAGCTCAAGAAGCAGACGAACTGCATCCTCGTGGACATGCACTGCGAGGCCACGAGCGAGAAGAATGCGATGGGCGCGCACCTCGACGGCAAGGTGAGCGCGGTGGTGGGCACCCACACCCACGTGCAGACGGCGGACGAGCGCATCCTCCCGGGCGGCACCGCCTTCATCACGGACGTGGGCATGTGCGGCCCGCTCGACTCGGTGATCGGCGTACGCAAGGAGCTCTCCGTGGAGCGCTTCGTCACGCTGCGCCACACCCCGTACGAGGTGGCCAAGAACCTGGTCTACCTGCAGGGCGTGGTCATCGACATCGACGACGCCAGCGGCCGCGCGCGCAGCATCGAGCGGGTGCGCGAGCACCTGCCGGGCACCTAG
- the tyrS gene encoding tyrosine--tRNA ligase, with protein MASDALRRATPEEQFQEVTRGTVDLQVAEELQKKLKRSYDSGKPLVIKAGFDPTRPDLHLGHSLLLTRMRRFQEFGHTVVFLIGDFTGLIGDPTGKNATRPPLTRDEVAANAETYKKQVFKVLDPAVTQVRFNSEWLDKLGTEGTIRLAARYSVARMLERDDFKKRFRDGRTIAIHEFLYPLLQGYDSVALKADVELGGTDQLFNLLVGRTLMKESEMEPQIVMTGPILEGLDAKAVDGKIEGNKMSKSLDNYVGVDEPAEQIFGKLMSITDDLMWRYYELLSGRSLAEVQQLKSDVASGKAHPKAAKVAFAQEIASRFQGAEAGRKAAEDFEKRFAEKKLVVEDLPLVEVPLAGAAAMGVAKVATEAKLTASVTEARKLMAQGGVRVNGEKVSDPKAELGPGEYLVQVGKLKAARVRIA; from the coding sequence ATGGCTTCAGACGCGCTGCGCAGAGCGACCCCCGAGGAGCAGTTCCAGGAAGTGACCCGCGGCACGGTGGACCTGCAGGTCGCCGAGGAGCTGCAGAAGAAGCTCAAGCGCTCCTACGACTCAGGCAAGCCGCTGGTCATCAAGGCGGGCTTCGATCCGACGCGGCCCGACCTGCACCTGGGGCACTCGCTGCTGCTCACGCGCATGCGGCGCTTCCAGGAGTTCGGCCACACGGTGGTGTTCCTGATCGGCGACTTCACCGGGCTCATCGGTGACCCCACCGGCAAGAACGCGACCCGCCCTCCCCTCACCCGCGACGAGGTGGCGGCGAACGCGGAGACCTACAAGAAGCAGGTCTTCAAGGTGCTCGACCCGGCGGTGACGCAGGTGCGCTTCAACTCCGAGTGGCTCGACAAGCTCGGCACCGAGGGCACCATCCGCCTCGCCGCGCGCTACTCGGTGGCGCGCATGCTCGAGCGCGACGACTTCAAGAAGCGCTTCCGCGACGGGCGCACCATCGCGATCCACGAGTTCCTCTACCCGCTGCTGCAGGGCTACGACTCGGTGGCGCTCAAGGCGGACGTGGAGCTGGGCGGAACGGATCAGCTCTTCAACCTGCTCGTGGGCAGGACGCTGATGAAGGAGAGCGAGATGGAGCCGCAGATCGTCATGACCGGGCCCATCCTCGAGGGCCTCGACGCGAAGGCGGTCGACGGGAAGATCGAGGGGAACAAGATGTCCAAGAGCCTCGACAACTACGTGGGCGTCGACGAGCCGGCCGAGCAGATCTTCGGCAAGCTGATGAGCATCACGGACGACCTGATGTGGCGCTACTACGAGCTGCTGTCGGGCCGCTCGCTCGCAGAGGTGCAGCAGCTCAAGAGCGACGTGGCGAGCGGCAAGGCGCACCCCAAGGCCGCGAAGGTGGCCTTCGCGCAGGAGATCGCGAGCCGCTTCCAGGGCGCCGAGGCGGGCCGTAAGGCGGCCGAGGACTTCGAGAAGCGCTTCGCGGAGAAGAAGCTCGTGGTCGAGGACCTGCCGCTGGTGGAGGTGCCGCTCGCGGGCGCTGCGGCCATGGGCGTGGCGAAGGTCGCGACCGAGGCCAAGCTCACGGCGAGCGTCACCGAGGCGCGCAAGCTGATGGCCCAGGGCGGCGTGCGGGTGAACGGAGAGAAGGTCTCCGACCCGAAGGCGGAGCTGGGCCCCGGCGAGTACCTGGTGCAGGTGGGAAAGCTCAAGGCCGCCCGCGTCCGCATCGCGTAG
- a CDS encoding EndoU domain-containing protein has translation MRTLALVMLLPLLALAQGSTYRASAAGTAVTEPGSKREAFAVAPGHTYPLLKRGGPGGAWCKLQGPGGSAGWVLCASAATSAAPPADEARSSPSAASSPQQAPPARAPTAGAPPSASAPRAVTTVGNAHGCATSCSRHLFSQPPALSAADREILGLCPARPDASVSAEDARRFFAAHYDDPRLQRALSAAGRPGNREANVQWLTSLWVGTGPRNAFTHVFCGDDWGREQIGGLHYLPRYAQLESEGKLCFDGPVRGGAPVQRGSYLIRFHAVAPWSCATKPVGGFPQQSDPVQVVAIGTRAFVRCCDRSGREGGVYSAPDLGGGAWQVFCGTRNGTYGIATLYPTDARATCGE, from the coding sequence ATGCGCACCCTCGCTCTCGTCATGCTGCTGCCCCTGCTCGCCCTCGCGCAGGGGTCCACCTACCGCGCCTCCGCTGCTGGCACGGCCGTCACCGAGCCCGGCTCGAAGCGCGAGGCCTTCGCGGTAGCGCCCGGCCACACGTACCCACTGCTCAAGCGCGGCGGCCCCGGCGGCGCCTGGTGCAAGCTGCAGGGGCCCGGGGGAAGCGCAGGCTGGGTGTTGTGCGCCAGTGCTGCCACGTCGGCGGCCCCGCCCGCGGACGAGGCTCGCTCGAGCCCGTCAGCAGCCTCGTCACCGCAGCAGGCGCCTCCCGCGCGCGCGCCGACGGCAGGAGCGCCCCCGTCGGCCTCCGCGCCTCGTGCCGTGACAACGGTTGGCAACGCCCACGGCTGTGCCACCTCCTGCAGCCGGCACCTGTTCTCGCAGCCTCCTGCGCTCTCGGCGGCGGACCGGGAGATTCTGGGCCTGTGCCCCGCCCGGCCGGACGCCTCGGTCAGCGCCGAGGACGCGCGCCGCTTCTTCGCCGCCCACTACGACGACCCGCGCCTGCAGCGCGCCCTCTCCGCCGCGGGCCGCCCGGGTAACCGCGAGGCGAACGTGCAGTGGCTCACCTCGCTCTGGGTGGGCACTGGCCCGCGCAACGCGTTCACGCACGTGTTCTGCGGGGACGACTGGGGCCGCGAGCAGATCGGCGGGCTGCACTACCTGCCCCGCTACGCGCAGCTCGAGTCCGAGGGGAAGCTGTGCTTCGACGGTCCGGTGAGGGGCGGCGCACCGGTGCAGCGCGGCAGCTACCTCATCCGCTTCCACGCCGTGGCGCCGTGGTCCTGCGCGACGAAGCCGGTCGGCGGTTTTCCGCAGCAGTCGGATCCCGTACAGGTGGTGGCCATCGGGACGCGCGCCTTCGTGCGCTGCTGCGACCGAAGTGGACGCGAGGGCGGCGTGTACAGCGCGCCGGACCTCGGCGGCGGGGCGTGGCAGGTGTTCTGCGGAACGCGCAACGGGACCTACGGGATCGCGACGCTGTACCCCACGGACGCGCGGGCGACGTGCGGGGAGTGA